AATTCATCGATTGCCGCATCGCGAGTGGCTCGAATTGAGACGGTGACCGTGTCAGTCGATCAGGTCAATTTTTTATTGCCGTTTCGGTTACAAGACTCAATGTGTGCGGAATCTTACGTTTCGGGCGTTGGTCACCGCTCAATCGAGGTATTTACTAAAATCATTGGTGAACACTTGAAGACCGGCGAACGGTTTTTGGGATTGACTTGCTTTTCAACGTTCGTGGTGACGGACCGTAATATTGAATTACCACTGTTAGTCGCTGATAAACCAGAATACACGTTTGTTGCTCAGGGCTATCAAGAGCGGCAGGCCGCCCGGTTAGCCAAACTAAAGCGCCAGCAAGACTTTAATGCGCACATTAGCGTTGAATTGCCGTGGTGAATCGATTTAAATTGACAATTTTGGTGAGACTTGTTAAATTGTAATTATCAAATATAGGAGGGGTGTTTTATGTCGGGCATTCGTTAGGGTGTTGTTGAGCGAAAAAAGTGGGTTGGACCCGCTTAGTTTCGTGTACCCTAATGTGACGAATGGCCTGGCAGATAGACATGCCGGACGGTTTTTGCGCACAGTTGGGATAAGACTGTGCGCATTTTTAATTCGCAGAGCGTTAGGGTAAGTCACTTTGCGAAAGGATTATAAAAATTGACAATTAATTTAATTAAATATGGATTGACGACGGCGGTTCAAGCCGACTTGACTAAGGAAAACGGTCAAATACTTGGCCGGATTATCGGCCAACATCGTGATTGGTACCAAGTCATCACGACGGCTGGGGAACGTTCAGCACAAGTTACGGGAAAACTGGCTTATGAAGCGGCCAGTCCCGCGGCATTTCCGGCGGTTGGGGATTGGGTGTGCCTATCTTCATCCGCTGATAATCAGGCGCAGATTGAAGCAATCGCGCCACGGCAGAGTGTCTTGGCGCGCGGTGCCGTGAACCGCCAAGACGGCCAAATCATTGCGACAAATATTAATACCATCTTTATCTGCATGTCATTGAACGCGGATTTTAATGTGCGGCGGTTAGAACGTTACCTGACGATTGCGTGGGATAGCGGTGCACTTCCGGTCATTGTCTTAACCAAGGCGGATCTCTGCACGGATCTAGCCACTAAGTTACGGGCTGTGGCGGATGTCAGTGTCGGCGTACCAACGATCACTTGTTCGGTCGAAACGGGTCAGGGTTTGGATGAATTGCAACCATACCTAACGACTGGTCAAACGGTGGCCTTCGTGGGCTCTTCGGGTGTCGGTAAGTCGACTTTGATTAACCGATTGTTGGGCCAGGATATCTTGGCGACGAAATCGATTCGTACAGATGATGACAAAGGGCGGCACACAACGACGAGTCGGCAATTAATACCGCTACCAACGGGCGCCTGTGTCATTGATACACCAGGAATGCGTGAGTTACAAATCTTCATGGGTGATTTAAATCAAACTTTCGCGGAAATTGCCGCATTGGCGACACAGTGTAAGTTTAATGATTGTACCCATACTAGCGAGCCTGGTTGTGCGGTACGGGCAGCAGTTGAGGTGGGCACGGTAACGTCTGAACGGTTACAAAGCTATCAAAAATTACAACGTGAAATGAGCTATCAAGGACTCAATTCACGCCAGTTGGAGCAGGCTAAAATTCAGCGGATGTTCGGTGGCAAACAAGCGATGAAGCGTGTTAAACAACGTTACCATCGCGACTGAGTTGATAAGTAAATTAAAGAAGCTACTAAACGGGATGTCGGCAACGGCACCCCGTTTTATTTAGGACCTACTTTCGTTATCGCGTAGAGTGAACCGAGTGACCTGTTGAGCGAGATAGGCCGGTGTTTCAACCATCCCATTCTGTTGCCAATGAACGAGCATATTGATGACCGCACCAGAAAAATAAGCCGTGTAGTACGGTTGGCGAAGCGCGGTATTGCTTGAACCGATAATACGGTCTTGTTTAATGAGTAATGCAAAGACGGCTTCGAAACTTTGAATAAAAATCTGGGCTTTTTCGTTTTTGATCAATAACGCATTTGTCGCTGCCATTTGTTGCATGAGAGTGAAATATTGAGTCATCAATACCTGCAATTTAACCTTTGATTGTCGCGGTAATTGGCGCAGATATTGAAGGATAGTCTGTTTTTGATAGGCCAAAATAATCTGATCGAAGTTGGCGAAATTACGGTAAAAATAGGTGCGAGAAACCTGAGCGTGCTGACAAAGTTCTGTGATTGAAATACGACTGAGTGGTTTTTGCGACATAAGCTGTAGTAAGGCCGCATAAACCGCAGTTAAATTTTGGCGTTTTCGTGTTTGTGGGTCCATTGGTTACAACATCTCCTTTTTTGTAACGTAAGTATTTATTTATGACCATTTTACCAGATATACTCCCATTAACTTAACGGGAGGCGATTATGATGAAAAAATCGACGAAAGTAATTGCAATGATGATGATTGGCATTTTTCTATGTATGCTTGATACGACGGTTATGAATATTGCGTTGCCAGCAATTCAGACGGGACTAAATACTGATTTGACGCACCTGTCGTGGGCACTGAATATTTACACCGTCCTGTTTGCTAGTCTGGCGATTCCACTCGGTCGGTTAGCGGATGTCTGGGGACGTGGGCGGATGTACTTGATTGGACTCGGGCTCTTTGGTATTGGTTCACTAACTTCTGGATTGAGTCTCAGTGTCGGGCTGCTGATTACTGGCCGAGCGATTCAAAGTATTGGTGCGGCCATCGTCTTCCCGGCTAGTATGACGATTGGTATTCAGAGTGTTGCACTCAGCAGGCGTACGGGGGTCATTGCAAGCTTGGGCGTGATGCAAGGGCTAGCCGCAGCGTTAGGACCAACCATTGGTGGTGCGGTCACTCAATTTTGGGGGTGGCGGGGAATTTTCCTGATTAACGTGCCTTTAGTTGCCGTCGCGTTGTGTGGTTGCATCGCCTGGCTATCATGGCGGCACCCTAGTCATGGTCAAGTAAAACTAGACCTCGGTGGGAGTGCCTTAGTGATGACGACCTTATTGGCATTGACGTTGGTCCTGGTTAAAGGTAATGACTGGGGATGGACGAGTCGCGTAGTCCTGAGCCTGGGCGTCACTAGTGCGCTAACATTGATTGCCTTTGTCTGGATGGAGGCCCACGTCTCAGCGCCGATGGTCCCATTAGCCCTATTTAAAGACCGACAGTTTAACGGTGCGGCGTTAGCGACCGTGTTATCAGGGGTCTTTATGGTGGGACTATTAGTCTTGATGCCGAGTTTCTTCACGAAAGTTCAAAGTAAGACGGAATTGATGGCGGCGATTATGATTACGCCCGCTTCAATGATGATTTTTATTTTTTCACCAATCAGTGGTTTCTTGTTAGCAAAGCTTGGTGCGCGGCGCGTGATCTTTAGTGGTAGTCTCGCAATAGCTACGGGTTATGGGGTACTTAGCTTGATGAGTCCTAGTCAGTACTGGCAGTTTGCATTGGCGGCGTTACTGGTTGGTGCGGGCTACGGCACGATTATTGGGCCAATTACGGTATTAGCGGCCGGTGATTTTACCGGTGAGTTACTGACAGCGTCACAAAGTGTGATTGGCGTGTTTCGGCAAATTGGCACATCGTTGGCCGTAGCCATTTTTGTGTCAGCTTTAGCCGCTAATTTGACAACGGCTAAGACACAGATACGAACGTATGCAACGACGACGGTCACTACTTTATCAATTCCTAAGCAAGCCAAACGTGATACGTTACGCGTGGTTGACCACCAATTAGCAACTGAGCAAACCGCGCAAACGGTCCACGAGCCAATCACGGCGGCTAAGGCCCGCCGGTTGGTTGCTGCCAATTATATGCAAGTGTTAAAAGCACGGTCATTGCAGTCCGCTCCAGTGCGTATCAAAGCTCAAATTCATCAGCAGGTGGCCCAAAAGGTTCACAGTCAAGTTAAACACACTAATCAGCGAATAAGGACTGCTGCATCAGCGATTAAGGCCAAAACCAAAATTGAGTTAACTGCTGCGTTTATGCGCCCCTACCAAGTCGCTTGGCCATTCACACTATTGCTAGTGATGACGACCTGGTGTTTTGCGGGACGGGAGCGGAAAAGTGGCAAGCCGAGTTAAGTCACGTTGATGGGGATGGACTTCAGGCACTTTTGAATAGCTGAGCCGGGAGGGCCGCGAAGGTGATTGCCACCACTGACTTTGGAACTTGCCATCGAACTTAGATTTGCGAGCATGTGAGGCGCTTATGCTATAATAAGGGCCAAAGGGGGTAGTCTTGATGAAAGAAAAACAAGTGTTTCATATCAATGGCTATATTGGTCTAGTGTTAGCGATCGCATTTGTGTTAGTTGGCGGTTGGCTGGTTTGGGCCGGTGCGACTGGCGATCATTTTGCGAGTATCTTTTTGGGCGCATTGCTAATTATTATTGCGGCCTTTGGGGCTAGTTCGCTAACAATTGTGGGCCCCAACGAGGCGCGCGTGTTAACATTTTTTGGTAAGTATATCGGGACAATTCGTGATTCAGGGCTGTTTATGACCGTTCCGTTAACCAGTAAGTTTTCCATTTCACTGCGGGTCCGCAACTTTAACAGTGCCATTTTAAAAGTTAATGACCTCCGGGGAAATCCCGTGGAAATTGCGGCCGTTATCGTGTTTAAAGTTGTTGATACCAGTATGGCACTCTTTGCAGTGGATGATTATGAACAATTTGTTGAGATTCAAAGTGAATCAGCGGTGCGGCACGTGGCCTCTGAATATCCATATGATACGTTTGATGACGACAAGAAGATTACGCTGCGGAGCAATCCAACCGAAGTTTCTGACCGGTTAATGGAAGAACTTCAAGAACGGCTAAATGTTGCGGGGGTCGAGATCGTTGAGACGCGCTTAACGCATCTCGCATACGCGACTGAAATCGCCAGTGCGATGTTACAACGCCAACAATCTTCGGCAATTCTATCTGCTCGCAAGGTCATCGTGGAAGGGGCCGTTTCAATCACGGAAGACACGATCGCCCGTTTAGAGAAAGATACGGGGATGCAGCTATCAGACGATAAGAAACTGCAACTGATCAATAACATGATGGTCACCATTATTTCGGAGCGGGGTACGCAGCCGATTGTGAATACTTCGGAAGTTAAGTAGGAACGTTGATATAACAACATCTATAAGATAATAACAATCAAGGCGAGCCTTATTTTTTAAGGCTTGCCTTTTTTTCCGTAACGAGTGCCGTAATGTTTTGGCAATCTTTTTGTTAAAAACGATGAATTTCAGTAAATTTAGTTTAAAAATGTATTCAGTTTTTTTACTGTGTCTTCCTTAATTTTTGGCGTGATTTCCGCGTACAATTTGGTGGTCTCTGAATCAACGTGTCCCATTAAGTCTTGAATGTCGTTAATATCTACGCCAGTTTCGCGTAATCGTACACCATAAGTGTGACGACACCCATGAACGTTTAAACGAGGAATACCCGCACGATCACAGATTCTGGGCATGGCAACTTGTGCAGAAGTAATGGCCAGAGGGTAACCGTGAAACTTTCCCGTGGGCTTGATAAAGATGAAGTCATTCAAGTCAATATCAGACCGATTGAGCTTAATTATTTCATTTGGATGAGTTTGTTTAAATAGATCCGGTAGTGCATCATAGGCGCAATCTGTTAAAGGAATCTTCCGAATACTTTTTGTCGTTTTGGGCGTGTCTAGCATCATATCTTTTAATCCAATGTCATTTACCTTAACTTCAGAGTTATAAATGCGAATGGTGTCGATACTGATTATGCAATGCTTGAAGTCTACTCGTGACCATCTAAGAGCCAGATCTTCTCCAACTCGTAAGCCACAGTCGAACATGAGTAGGAAAAAGGGGTACCACAATGATAGATGTTCCAACTGAGCGGCCTATAAAAATTTATCGGTTTGTTCCTTAGTGAAATAGCGCATTTTTCTAACCTCGTGACGATACTTGCGATTGAATTCTACATGTCGAGTAGGGTTAACTTTGATGTAATCTAAGCGTACAGCTTTCTCTAGGGCGTTTGAGAGCGTCTGATTGATGGACTGGACTGTGTTCCAACCATATCCATGTTTAGAACGTCCAGCTCCTTCTTCCATGAAAAGGTTATTGATAAATTTCTGATGAACATTAAACGAATAATCTTTAAGCTGGTAATCACCAATTCGGGGATTGATGTAGAATCTGATATTCCGACGATGGATTTGAATGGTATCCACCTTTACATTTACTTTTAAGTTATCGATCCAGTACATCAGATACTCGCCCAGTGTCATGTTGGCCTTGCTATTCGATAATCGGTTGTTAGCCACAGCTTCGGCCTCAATTAGCTTAGCAGCATCTTGGGCTGCTCGCTTGGTTTAAATCCTTGCCGGTGTACTGGTTTTTGCTTACCGGTTCCAGTATCCATGCCTTGATAAGCCATAAATTGCCAACGCTTTTTACTACCAAAATCTGTTGTGTATTCAGGAACGAATTAAATAGGATCAAAGACATTGTAATTTAGAGCGGCAAAGAATGGCATTACTATCGCATTTTTGGAGGCTTCTTCAGTTTTCAACATTTCATGCTGTCGCCTTTTTTGACAAACTATTTATTTTGCTTTCAACTTCACTGAAAAAAAGAAAATTTTGAGTTAGAAATTGGTGATATCAAGAACGGTGAGTTTAACTTTAAGTTGAAATATTATGTCTATCAAGTCGAAAAAGGCTCATTAAGTGAGACCATAACAATTGAAATTAATGTTACTTTCAATAAAAGCGACTTTGAAAACTGGCCTACCTATGATCCTGCAGAATCACTTGAGAAAACAGTAAGAGCTATGTTTGTGATGGCCGCAGTTATTTCAATCGGAGTTGTAGTTGCTAGTTCATCGCCTGTTACGGGTGTTGCCGCAACATTTTTAGCGCTTGCTACAAATTTCTTAACAAATAATAAAGTATAGGTTAAAGAAAAATTTAGATGAAAAATGAACAAGATGAGAAACCAAAATTAGTTTCTCACCTTGTCTTTTTTAACGCTCAGATTCCTATACTAGAAATCCTATAATTGCCATTACGAACAATGCGGAATAGGATTTCAAATGGTACCTAACTAAATCTTTGTGGTCCTGTTCGTTTGGTAGTAGAAAAGCTTGTTTTTCAATGGGATGCTCATGCCAAATAGGTTGTTGTCTCCAAAAATCATACAGTTGTTGGGGAAGTGCTATTGCAGGTGGAATTGCCATTATAAAGCCTATAATGGCTGGCCAGAATGGGGTTCTGCTATTTCCGAAAGCAATTACGTAAAAGCTCCATATAAGTGAACCATAAAAACAACATTTAGCAACTGTAAATTCTAACCAGAAGAGTAGTTCGTTTTTTAGGGAACTTCTACGATACGTTTGAAGAACTTTTTTCTTGAGCTGCCTAATTTTGCGACGGGAGTCGTTCTTTCTTAGAAAAAGTCCCCAAAAATATAGCTCGTCCGATCTGGTATAGTTCATAATTCTTTTTTGAATCTTAATGACATATGTGAGTAAGATAAACTCAACTAACACTGCCAATCCCAATAATAGCAAATTTCTCCCTCCTTAAAGAGCTACTCTTATCTCATCTCTGATAGTGACTTATCATGAGTGTTAGAGATATACTATCGCTGATTTTAGACGCTGAAACCTTAACAGTTAAGCCAACGTGGTGTTTATTGTATTCGGCCACGATAACTGCCTACATGTATAAATGACATGGTATCATGCCATTTATGTATGTAGGTTGCTAATGACTCTTTTAATTGATGGTTATGTTGGTTTTCTCAAAGAGGCCAACTTTAACTAGGTAACAATTAATGAGATCATAGCAGCACTTGAACCTATTAATCAAGAACCATTAATTTCTCCATTTAATCAATGTGTAGCTATTTGTTGTTATCTTTAATTTTTTTATGTAAAAAATTATGTCTATCCGAGATAAGCGTAAGTAATTCTGTCAGATCATCATCAGTAGCATAGTCTCGAATGAAGCCTTTAGCCGTAGAACGTTTGACAATGTATTTTTTTCTTTCCTTATTTTTCTCGTCCCATTTTTTATTAGCCTTAATGCGTGCCTCACTTAGTTTTTCACCCATTATAATTTCACCACCCAATAGATAGTAACAATCACGATTACAGCCAACAATCCCCAAAGTATTGCATCTTTCCAGTCACGCAAATTCAGTTCAAGTTCCACATTAATATGTTTGCGATGGATGTTGATGAGTTTCATTTTGCTCACTCCTTTGCTATAATAAAAGTGTAATAAAGAGGGCGGGCGAGCGCCCTCCGTGAAAGAATTACCAATCAATCGAAATTTTGAAGTCTATGATTATCAAGTGAACCGCAAATTCTAACTTGATATGAATGGGCTTCTTTTTCATATGACGGGGAAATTTAATCACCTCCTCTTTAGTACATCAATCACTTTACACGTTATGACGTGTAAAGTCGATGAATAATTTCAAAATATCCACGCGGTTTAGATGTGGGCATAGACGGATAGTTCTCGGGTAGTAGAAAATCAAGAAAAAAGAGAAATTTCTGCCGGGTGAGGTCCGACATCTATCAGTTATGCAAGTTGACTCGTATTTCATTTTTATTTTGTGGTGAAGAAATCATGTTGAAATAGAAAAACAATCAATCCAAAATTGTAAAAAGAGCCTGTTTAGGGTGCCTTGTAAAGGCAGTAAAACCTAGTAATAGAAAAAGGCTAGATGGTCACCATTATTTCTGGGCAGGTACTCAGCCAATTGTGAATACTTCGGAAGTCAAGTAGGAACGTTGATACAACAACAATCAAAGTTGTAGCAGTAACATAAAAGGCGCTCAGCAAATGAGCGCCTTTTATACTACAGTTAAGTTCAAACAGTAACAAAAATTGACATCATGACCCGCTAATCTTTTAAAAAGATGCTCCTTTTGGGGATGCCTTCAATGGGTCAAATCGTAGCTGGAACACTCTTTATGAATTGCTAGGGTTACTTTCCAACACCGCTCATGGCAATTAGGCCATACCAACCGTGGGCAAACATTTTATTTGTAGAAGTTGTTAAGTTGGCAATTAACTGATCTTGTTCAGTTGAGAAATGGTATTTTTTAGCGACAGCCATCACTTGAAGTTGACCGATTAATTCATTGATTGCGTCGGGTATTTGTTGATAACGCTTAGTAACTGAATCTGGTTGGTTGATAGTTGCGTAGGCTTGGCTAATTAATTTTCTGATTTCAACTTTTTCAATTGGAACTGAAGTGTTTAGCTGTTCTAAAAGCTGAT
This Lactiplantibacillus plantarum DNA region includes the following protein-coding sequences:
- a CDS encoding tyrosine-type recombinase/integrase; the protein is MFDCGLRVGEDLALRWSRVDFKHCIISIDTIRIYNSEVKVNDIGLKDMMLDTPKTTKSIRKIPLTDCAYDALPDLFKQTHPNEIIKLNRSDIDLNDFIFIKPTGKFHGYPLAITSAQVAMPRICDRAGIPRLNVHGCRHTYGVRLRETGVDINDIQDLMGHVDSETTKLYAEITPKIKEDTVKKLNTFLN
- a CDS encoding acyl-CoA thioesterase — encoded protein: MEPIHISQTLSITNHRVFSADLNEHDTVFGGKILATIDDNSSIAASRVARIETVTVSVDQVNFLLPFRLQDSMCAESYVSGVGHRSIEVFTKIIGEHLKTGERFLGLTCFSTFVVTDRNIELPLLVADKPEYTFVAQGYQERQAARLAKLKRQQDFNAHISVELPW
- a CDS encoding SPFH domain-containing protein, producing MKEKQVFHINGYIGLVLAIAFVLVGGWLVWAGATGDHFASIFLGALLIIIAAFGASSLTIVGPNEARVLTFFGKYIGTIRDSGLFMTVPLTSKFSISLRVRNFNSAILKVNDLRGNPVEIAAVIVFKVVDTSMALFAVDDYEQFVEIQSESAVRHVASEYPYDTFDDDKKITLRSNPTEVSDRLMEELQERLNVAGVEIVETRLTHLAYATEIASAMLQRQQSSAILSARKVIVEGAVSITEDTIARLEKDTGMQLSDDKKLQLINNMMVTIISERGTQPIVNTSEVK
- a CDS encoding MFS transporter is translated as MMKKSTKVIAMMMIGIFLCMLDTTVMNIALPAIQTGLNTDLTHLSWALNIYTVLFASLAIPLGRLADVWGRGRMYLIGLGLFGIGSLTSGLSLSVGLLITGRAIQSIGAAIVFPASMTIGIQSVALSRRTGVIASLGVMQGLAAALGPTIGGAVTQFWGWRGIFLINVPLVAVALCGCIAWLSWRHPSHGQVKLDLGGSALVMTTLLALTLVLVKGNDWGWTSRVVLSLGVTSALTLIAFVWMEAHVSAPMVPLALFKDRQFNGAALATVLSGVFMVGLLVLMPSFFTKVQSKTELMAAIMITPASMMIFIFSPISGFLLAKLGARRVIFSGSLAIATGYGVLSLMSPSQYWQFALAALLVGAGYGTIIGPITVLAAGDFTGELLTASQSVIGVFRQIGTSLAVAIFVSALAANLTTAKTQIRTYATTTVTTLSIPKQAKRDTLRVVDHQLATEQTAQTVHEPITAAKARRLVAANYMQVLKARSLQSAPVRIKAQIHQQVAQKVHSQVKHTNQRIRTAASAIKAKTKIELTAAFMRPYQVAWPFTLLLVMTTWCFAGRERKSGKPS
- a CDS encoding TetR/AcrR family transcriptional regulator, with the translated sequence MDPQTRKRQNLTAVYAALLQLMSQKPLSRISITELCQHAQVSRTYFYRNFANFDQIILAYQKQTILQYLRQLPRQSKVKLQVLMTQYFTLMQQMAATNALLIKNEKAQIFIQSFEAVFALLIKQDRIIGSSNTALRQPYYTAYFSGAVINMLVHWQQNGMVETPAYLAQQVTRFTLRDNESRS
- the rsgA gene encoding ribosome small subunit-dependent GTPase A translates to MTINLIKYGLTTAVQADLTKENGQILGRIIGQHRDWYQVITTAGERSAQVTGKLAYEAASPAAFPAVGDWVCLSSSADNQAQIEAIAPRQSVLARGAVNRQDGQIIATNINTIFICMSLNADFNVRRLERYLTIAWDSGALPVIVLTKADLCTDLATKLRAVADVSVGVPTITCSVETGQGLDELQPYLTTGQTVAFVGSSGVGKSTLINRLLGQDILATKSIRTDDDKGRHTTTSRQLIPLPTGACVIDTPGMRELQIFMGDLNQTFAEIAALATQCKFNDCTHTSEPGCAVRAAVEVGTVTSERLQSYQKLQREMSYQGLNSRQLEQAKIQRMFGGKQAMKRVKQRYHRD
- a CDS encoding tyrosine-type recombinase/integrase → MANNRLSNSKANMTLGEYLMYWIDNLKVNVKVDTIQIHRRNIRFYINPRIGDYQLKDYSFNVHQKFINNLFMEEGAGRSKHGYGWNTVQSINQTLSNALEKAVRLDYIKVNPTRHVEFNRKYRHEVRKMRYFTKEQTDKFL